From Rhodamnia argentea isolate NSW1041297 chromosome 10, ASM2092103v1, whole genome shotgun sequence, a single genomic window includes:
- the LOC115732853 gene encoding pentatricopeptide repeat-containing protein At2g41720 isoform X1 → MAAAVPAHIPRPYLAEHSHHSDSTRFPPRPRRARSTARITCKTSSADQSAAFEPKKSVLVDYDEGRHEVSTRVSGLRKKDIPRRYRIRVEADRFQKDWTVSEVVEKVLELKRWEDVQGVLNHWVGRFARKNFPLLIKEITQRGSIGHSNEVFKWMKNQKNYCARRDIYNMMIRLHARHNQTDQARGLFFEMQKWRCKPDAETYNALINVHGRAGQWRWAMNIMEDMLREAIPPSRSTYNNLINACGSSGNWREALKVCQKMTENGVGPDLVTHNIILSAYKSGSQYSKALSYFQLMKGTNIRPDTTTLNIVMYCLVKLEEYGEATDIFNSMREKRAECHPDIVTFTTIIHMYSVCGQIQNCRAVFDTMIAEGVKPNIVSYNALIGAYASHGMSNEALSVFNEIKASGLRPDVVSYTSLLNAYGRSQQPKKARNVFDMMKGNKCKPNIVSYNALIDAYGSKGLIVEAVEVLREMELQGIQPNIVSICTLLAACGRCREKVNIDTVLIAAQMRGIELNTAAYNSTIGSYMNVGEFERATKMYRSMRAKKVKPDCITYTVLISGCYKMSKYNEALEFFNEMMDLNVPLTKEVYSAVICTYSGQGQVTEAESLFSKMKMAGCAADVVTYTAMIHAYNAVENWEKAFSLFQEMEMSKVNLDTIACSALMRSFNKGGRPSKVLILGEYMKEKNLPFNDAILFEMLSACSILRDWRTAITMAGLIEPSLSMVSIGLLNQLLHFLGKSGKTDAMIKFFHKILASGTEVNFSTYTILLKNLLAAGNWRKYIEILEWMEEGGIQPSNSMYHDIISFAQRSAGAEHAASIYHRVGLLKEKSADLALDRSIGTFT, encoded by the exons ATGGCTGCAGCAGTTCCCGCCCACATCCCCCGCCCTTACCTCGCCGAGCACTCTCACCATTCCGACTCAACTCGCTTCCCCCCACGTCCACGCCGCGCTCGCTCCACCGCGCGAATCACCTGCAAAACGTCCTCGGCGGACCAGTCGGCTGCGTTCGAGCCGAAGAAGTCCGTGCTCGTGGACTACGACGAGGGACGACACGAGGTCTCGACTCGAGTGAGCGGGCTCAGGAAGAAGGATATACCGAGGCGGTACAGGATACGAGTGGAGGCCGACCGGTTCCAGAAGGACTGGACCGTGTCGGAGGTAGTCGAGAAGGTTTTGGAGCTCAAGCGTTGGGAGGATGTTCAGGGAGTGTTGAATCACTGGGTTGGAAGGTTCGCGAGGAAGAACTTCCCGCTTCTTATCAAG GAGATTACACAAAGGGGGTCTATTGGACACAGCAATGAAGTTTTTAAATGGATGAAGAATCAAAAGAACTACTGTGCTCGTAGAGACATCTACAATATGATGATAAGGTTGCATGCTAGGCATAACCAGACTGATCAGGCTCGTGGTTTGTTCTTTGAGATGCAAAAGTGGAG GTGCAAGCCTGATGCTGAAACCTATAATGCTCTTATAAATGTACATGGACGAGCGGGTCAATGGCGCTGGGCTATGAATATCATGGAAGATATGCTCCGTGAGGCT ATTCCTCCTAGTCGATCGACGTACAACAACTTGATCAACGCATGTGGATCTAGTGGAAATTGGAGGGAAGCTCTCAAAGTGTGCcagaaaatgacagaaaatgGAGTGGGTCCTGATCTTGTGACACATAATATCATTTTATCTGCCTACAAGAGTGGCTCTCAGTACTCAAAAGCTTTATCCTATTTCCAACTGATGAAAGGGACGAACATACGTCCTGATACCACTACTCTTAACATTGTCATGTACTGCTTAGTGAAGCTTGAAGAATATGGGGAAGCCACTGATATCTTTAATTCCATGAGGGAAAAGAGAGCAGAATGCCACCCTGATATTGTGACGTTCACTACCATCATTCATATGTATTCAGTCTGTGGACAGATTCAGAACTGCAGGGCTGTCTTTGACACAATGATTGCTGAAGGTGTAAAACCTAATATTGTCTCATATAACGCTCTTATAGGTGCATATGCTTCTCATGGAATGAGCAATGAGGCTTTATCAGTGTTTAATGAGATAAAAGCTAGTGGTCTCAGACCAGATGTGGTGTCTTATACTTCTCTACTTAATGCTTACGGGAGATCCCAGCAACCGAAGAAGGCCAGAAATGTATTTGACATGATGAAAGGAAACAAATGCAAGCCAAATATAGTGAGCTACAATGCACTCATTGATGCTTATGGATCAAAAGGTTTGATTGTAGAAGCTGTTGAGGTTTTGCGAGAAATGGAACTGCAAGGGATTCAGCCCAACATTGTTTCTATATGCACACTATTAGCAGCCTGTGGCCGTTGCAGGGAAAAGGTCAACATTGATACTGTGCTTATAGCGGCACAGATGCGAGGAATAGAACTCAATACAGCTGCCTATAATTCAACTATTGGGAGCTACATGAATGTTGGGGAATTTGAGAGAGCTACTAAAATGTACAGATCTATGAGAGCAAAGAAAGTAAAACCTGATTGCATTACCTACACTGTGTTGATAAGTGGTTGCTACAAGATGTCAAAGTACAATGAGGCgcttgaatttttcaatgagATGATGGATTTGAATGTTCCTTTGACAAAGGAGGTTTATTCGGCCGTAATCTGCACCTATAGTGGACAG GGCCAGGTCACTGAAGCAGAATCCCTGTTCAGCAAGATGAAAATGGCTGGTTGTGCTGCCGATGTTGTTACATATACAGCAATGATACATGCATATAATGCAGTAG AGAATTGGGAAAAGGCCTTTTCATTATTCCAGGAAATGGAAATGAGCAAAGTAAATCTGGACACAATAGCGTGCTCAGCTCTGATGAGAAGTTTCAATAAAGGAGGTCGGCCATCTAAGGTTCTCATCCTTGGAGAATATATGAAAGAAAAGAACCTGCCCTTCAATGATGCTATACTATTTGAAATGCTGTCAGCCTGTAGCAT ATTGCGAGATTGGAGGACAGCAATTACTATGGCTGGATTGATTGAGCCTTCCTTATCAATGGTGTCAATCGGATTGCTAAATcaacttttgcattttcttggaaaaagtGGGAAAACTGACGCGATGATAAAG TTCTTCCACAAGATATTGGCATCTGGCACTGAAGTGAACTTCTCCACCTACACAATATTGTTGAAAAATCTTCTGGCTGCTGGAAATTGGAGGAAATATATTGAG ATACTGGAATGGATGGAAGAAGGAGGAATTCAACCTTCAAATAGCATGTATCATGACATAATCTCGTTTGCCCAAAGGAGTGCCGGCGCTGAACATGCTGCTTCAATATATCATCGAGTTG GGTTGTTAAAAGAGAAGTCTGCTGACTTGGCATTAGATCGTAGCATTGGCACCTTCACATAA
- the LOC115732853 gene encoding pentatricopeptide repeat-containing protein At2g41720 isoform X2, producing the protein MKNQKNYCARRDIYNMMIRLHARHNQTDQARGLFFEMQKWRCKPDAETYNALINVHGRAGQWRWAMNIMEDMLREAIPPSRSTYNNLINACGSSGNWREALKVCQKMTENGVGPDLVTHNIILSAYKSGSQYSKALSYFQLMKGTNIRPDTTTLNIVMYCLVKLEEYGEATDIFNSMREKRAECHPDIVTFTTIIHMYSVCGQIQNCRAVFDTMIAEGVKPNIVSYNALIGAYASHGMSNEALSVFNEIKASGLRPDVVSYTSLLNAYGRSQQPKKARNVFDMMKGNKCKPNIVSYNALIDAYGSKGLIVEAVEVLREMELQGIQPNIVSICTLLAACGRCREKVNIDTVLIAAQMRGIELNTAAYNSTIGSYMNVGEFERATKMYRSMRAKKVKPDCITYTVLISGCYKMSKYNEALEFFNEMMDLNVPLTKEVYSAVICTYSGQGQVTEAESLFSKMKMAGCAADVVTYTAMIHAYNAVENWEKAFSLFQEMEMSKVNLDTIACSALMRSFNKGGRPSKVLILGEYMKEKNLPFNDAILFEMLSACSILRDWRTAITMAGLIEPSLSMVSIGLLNQLLHFLGKSGKTDAMIKFFHKILASGTEVNFSTYTILLKNLLAAGNWRKYIEILEWMEEGGIQPSNSMYHDIISFAQRSAGAEHAASIYHRVGLLKEKSADLALDRSIGTFT; encoded by the exons ATGAAGAATCAAAAGAACTACTGTGCTCGTAGAGACATCTACAATATGATGATAAGGTTGCATGCTAGGCATAACCAGACTGATCAGGCTCGTGGTTTGTTCTTTGAGATGCAAAAGTGGAG GTGCAAGCCTGATGCTGAAACCTATAATGCTCTTATAAATGTACATGGACGAGCGGGTCAATGGCGCTGGGCTATGAATATCATGGAAGATATGCTCCGTGAGGCT ATTCCTCCTAGTCGATCGACGTACAACAACTTGATCAACGCATGTGGATCTAGTGGAAATTGGAGGGAAGCTCTCAAAGTGTGCcagaaaatgacagaaaatgGAGTGGGTCCTGATCTTGTGACACATAATATCATTTTATCTGCCTACAAGAGTGGCTCTCAGTACTCAAAAGCTTTATCCTATTTCCAACTGATGAAAGGGACGAACATACGTCCTGATACCACTACTCTTAACATTGTCATGTACTGCTTAGTGAAGCTTGAAGAATATGGGGAAGCCACTGATATCTTTAATTCCATGAGGGAAAAGAGAGCAGAATGCCACCCTGATATTGTGACGTTCACTACCATCATTCATATGTATTCAGTCTGTGGACAGATTCAGAACTGCAGGGCTGTCTTTGACACAATGATTGCTGAAGGTGTAAAACCTAATATTGTCTCATATAACGCTCTTATAGGTGCATATGCTTCTCATGGAATGAGCAATGAGGCTTTATCAGTGTTTAATGAGATAAAAGCTAGTGGTCTCAGACCAGATGTGGTGTCTTATACTTCTCTACTTAATGCTTACGGGAGATCCCAGCAACCGAAGAAGGCCAGAAATGTATTTGACATGATGAAAGGAAACAAATGCAAGCCAAATATAGTGAGCTACAATGCACTCATTGATGCTTATGGATCAAAAGGTTTGATTGTAGAAGCTGTTGAGGTTTTGCGAGAAATGGAACTGCAAGGGATTCAGCCCAACATTGTTTCTATATGCACACTATTAGCAGCCTGTGGCCGTTGCAGGGAAAAGGTCAACATTGATACTGTGCTTATAGCGGCACAGATGCGAGGAATAGAACTCAATACAGCTGCCTATAATTCAACTATTGGGAGCTACATGAATGTTGGGGAATTTGAGAGAGCTACTAAAATGTACAGATCTATGAGAGCAAAGAAAGTAAAACCTGATTGCATTACCTACACTGTGTTGATAAGTGGTTGCTACAAGATGTCAAAGTACAATGAGGCgcttgaatttttcaatgagATGATGGATTTGAATGTTCCTTTGACAAAGGAGGTTTATTCGGCCGTAATCTGCACCTATAGTGGACAG GGCCAGGTCACTGAAGCAGAATCCCTGTTCAGCAAGATGAAAATGGCTGGTTGTGCTGCCGATGTTGTTACATATACAGCAATGATACATGCATATAATGCAGTAG AGAATTGGGAAAAGGCCTTTTCATTATTCCAGGAAATGGAAATGAGCAAAGTAAATCTGGACACAATAGCGTGCTCAGCTCTGATGAGAAGTTTCAATAAAGGAGGTCGGCCATCTAAGGTTCTCATCCTTGGAGAATATATGAAAGAAAAGAACCTGCCCTTCAATGATGCTATACTATTTGAAATGCTGTCAGCCTGTAGCAT ATTGCGAGATTGGAGGACAGCAATTACTATGGCTGGATTGATTGAGCCTTCCTTATCAATGGTGTCAATCGGATTGCTAAATcaacttttgcattttcttggaaaaagtGGGAAAACTGACGCGATGATAAAG TTCTTCCACAAGATATTGGCATCTGGCACTGAAGTGAACTTCTCCACCTACACAATATTGTTGAAAAATCTTCTGGCTGCTGGAAATTGGAGGAAATATATTGAG ATACTGGAATGGATGGAAGAAGGAGGAATTCAACCTTCAAATAGCATGTATCATGACATAATCTCGTTTGCCCAAAGGAGTGCCGGCGCTGAACATGCTGCTTCAATATATCATCGAGTTG GGTTGTTAAAAGAGAAGTCTGCTGACTTGGCATTAGATCGTAGCATTGGCACCTTCACATAA
- the LOC115732886 gene encoding AP2-like ethylene-responsive transcription factor At2g41710 isoform X2: MASSSSEPGLKSESGGGGEASEAAAAAGGDQLLLYRGLKKAKKERGCTAKERISKMPPCAAGKRSSIYRGVTRHRWTGRYEAHLWDKTTWNQNQNKKGKQVYLGAYDDEEAAARAYDLAALKYWGPGTLINFPVKDYTRDLEEMQNVSREEYLVSLRRKSSGFSRGVSKYRGLSSRWESSFGRIGGAEYFNSIYGEDPAREGDFGGSFAIDRKIDLTSYIKWWSQNKTRQLDLTTKSSEEIKHCSSDDINTELKTSEWEATEPYQMPRLGAPREGRKHKGSTLSALGILSQSAAYKSLQEKALKKKEKDHDNDEENKNTINRMDYGQPVEKSRSHEPSEKQGGTVGMSGTPPSQRNLYPLTSFLNAPLLTNYSSIDPLVDPVLWSSLVPVLPAGLSRTAEVPKSETSSTYTFVRPQE, from the exons atggcttcttcttcctccgagCCGGGGCTGAAGTCCGAGTCCGGAGGCGGCGGAGAGGCGTCGGAGGCGGCGGCTGCGGCGGGGGGCGATCAGCTGCTGCTTTACCGAGGGCTgaagaaggcgaagaaggaGAGAGGTTGCACCGCTAAAGAGCGCATCAGTAAAATGCCTCCCTGTGCTGCCGGTAAACGCAGCTCCATCTACCGCGGTGTCACCAG GCATAGATGGACAGGTCGATATGAAGCTCATCTCTGGGATAAAACTACATGGAACCAGAATCAGAATAAGAAAGGAAAGCAAG TTTATTTAG GTGCTTATGATGATGAGGAGGCTGCAGCAAGAGCCTATGATCTCGCTGCCTTGAAATATTGGGGACCTGGGACACTCATTAATTTTCCA GTCAAAGACTATACCAGAGATCTTGAAGAGATGCAGAATGTCTCTAGAGAAGAGTACCTCGTGTCTCTTCGTAG AAAGAGCAGTGGTTTTTCAAGAGGAGTCTCCAAATATCGAGGGCTTTCTAG CCGATGGGAGTCATCGTTCGGTCGCATTGGTGGAGCAGAATACTTCAACAGCATTTATG GCGAAGATCCAGCAAGAGAAGGTGACTTTGGAGGCAGTTTTGCCATTGATAGGAAGATTGACCTAACGAGCTACATAAAGTGGTGGAGCCAAAACAAAACCCGACAACTAGACTTGACTACAAAATCAAGTGAAGAAATAAAACACTGTTCCTCTGATGATATCAATACTGAACTAAAAACATCAGAATGGGAAGCTACAGAACCATACCAGATGCCCCGTTTAGGAGCACCTCGTGAAGGCAGAAAGCACAAAGGGTCCACTTTATCTGCCCTTGGTATTTTGTCACAGTCGGCTGCCTACAAAAGCTTGCAAGAGAAAGCgcttaaaaagaaggaaaaggaccatgacaatgatgaagaaaacaagaatacTATCAACAGGATGGACTATGGACAGCCGGTTGAGAAATCGAGAAGCCATGAGCCTAGCGAGAAACAAGGAGGGACAGTTGGAATGAGTGGAACGCCTCCTTCTCAAAGAAACCTCTATCCCTTAACTTCTTTCTTGAATGCACCCTTGCTGACCAATTACAGCAGTATCGACCCACTGGTGGACCCTGTCCTGTGGTCGTCTCTTGTCCCGGTGCTTCCTGCTGGACTCTCGCGTACTGCTGAG GTCCCAAAGTCTGAGACCAGCTCAACGTATACTTTTGTTCGGCCGCAGGAGTGA
- the LOC115732886 gene encoding AP2-like ethylene-responsive transcription factor At2g41710 isoform X1, with translation MASSSSEPGLKSESGGGGEASEAAAAAGGDQLLLYRGLKKAKKERGCTAKERISKMPPCAAGKRSSIYRGVTRHRWTGRYEAHLWDKTTWNQNQNKKGKQVYLGAYDDEEAAARAYDLAALKYWGPGTLINFPVKDYTRDLEEMQNVSREEYLVSLRRKSSGFSRGVSKYRGLSSRWESSFGRIGGAEYFNSIYGAGEDPAREGDFGGSFAIDRKIDLTSYIKWWSQNKTRQLDLTTKSSEEIKHCSSDDINTELKTSEWEATEPYQMPRLGAPREGRKHKGSTLSALGILSQSAAYKSLQEKALKKKEKDHDNDEENKNTINRMDYGQPVEKSRSHEPSEKQGGTVGMSGTPPSQRNLYPLTSFLNAPLLTNYSSIDPLVDPVLWSSLVPVLPAGLSRTAEVPKSETSSTYTFVRPQE, from the exons atggcttcttcttcctccgagCCGGGGCTGAAGTCCGAGTCCGGAGGCGGCGGAGAGGCGTCGGAGGCGGCGGCTGCGGCGGGGGGCGATCAGCTGCTGCTTTACCGAGGGCTgaagaaggcgaagaaggaGAGAGGTTGCACCGCTAAAGAGCGCATCAGTAAAATGCCTCCCTGTGCTGCCGGTAAACGCAGCTCCATCTACCGCGGTGTCACCAG GCATAGATGGACAGGTCGATATGAAGCTCATCTCTGGGATAAAACTACATGGAACCAGAATCAGAATAAGAAAGGAAAGCAAG TTTATTTAG GTGCTTATGATGATGAGGAGGCTGCAGCAAGAGCCTATGATCTCGCTGCCTTGAAATATTGGGGACCTGGGACACTCATTAATTTTCCA GTCAAAGACTATACCAGAGATCTTGAAGAGATGCAGAATGTCTCTAGAGAAGAGTACCTCGTGTCTCTTCGTAG AAAGAGCAGTGGTTTTTCAAGAGGAGTCTCCAAATATCGAGGGCTTTCTAG CCGATGGGAGTCATCGTTCGGTCGCATTGGTGGAGCAGAATACTTCAACAGCATTTATG gtGCAGGCGAAGATCCAGCAAGAGAAGGTGACTTTGGAGGCAGTTTTGCCATTGATAGGAAGATTGACCTAACGAGCTACATAAAGTGGTGGAGCCAAAACAAAACCCGACAACTAGACTTGACTACAAAATCAAGTGAAGAAATAAAACACTGTTCCTCTGATGATATCAATACTGAACTAAAAACATCAGAATGGGAAGCTACAGAACCATACCAGATGCCCCGTTTAGGAGCACCTCGTGAAGGCAGAAAGCACAAAGGGTCCACTTTATCTGCCCTTGGTATTTTGTCACAGTCGGCTGCCTACAAAAGCTTGCAAGAGAAAGCgcttaaaaagaaggaaaaggaccatgacaatgatgaagaaaacaagaatacTATCAACAGGATGGACTATGGACAGCCGGTTGAGAAATCGAGAAGCCATGAGCCTAGCGAGAAACAAGGAGGGACAGTTGGAATGAGTGGAACGCCTCCTTCTCAAAGAAACCTCTATCCCTTAACTTCTTTCTTGAATGCACCCTTGCTGACCAATTACAGCAGTATCGACCCACTGGTGGACCCTGTCCTGTGGTCGTCTCTTGTCCCGGTGCTTCCTGCTGGACTCTCGCGTACTGCTGAG GTCCCAAAGTCTGAGACCAGCTCAACGTATACTTTTGTTCGGCCGCAGGAGTGA